Proteins from a single region of Ignavibacteria bacterium:
- a CDS encoding CPBP family intramembrane metalloprotease produces MEAAEPVKGDNFDPRLFSLLLVLNIIAALLAIPYGNILSGRPAIDPNRLVYVVPLQIILTLFIYTIVISIGINLSERYGYDEPVFKSFLYKKDYPENIKQILSYSFLAGISVGIFLMVLSFIWTFLFPVPSVKHMNTPGPLYGVMISISAGISEETLFRFFLLQVFIWLGMFLIKGEYVKSARLLFWTANLLSGVIFGIAHISNLAVIGAEINFSTIIFTITLNLIAGMSFGYLFFRYGLLSAMIAHFSTDIILHVIGPSLMQVFH; encoded by the coding sequence ATGGAAGCTGCTGAACCGGTTAAAGGAGATAATTTCGACCCCAGGCTTTTTAGCCTTCTGCTCGTACTGAATATTATTGCGGCACTGCTTGCAATTCCTTATGGCAACATTCTTTCCGGCAGGCCTGCAATTGATCCGAATAGGCTGGTTTATGTCGTTCCCCTACAGATTATACTGACATTATTCATATATACAATTGTAATATCCATAGGCATTAACCTCTCAGAGAGATATGGATATGATGAGCCGGTATTCAAATCATTTCTTTATAAAAAGGACTACCCTGAGAATATCAAACAAATTCTCTCTTACAGTTTTCTTGCGGGCATCAGTGTCGGCATTTTTCTTATGGTTCTTTCATTTATCTGGACATTCCTTTTCCCCGTCCCTTCAGTAAAGCATATGAATACTCCGGGTCCTCTTTATGGTGTTATGATCTCAATTTCCGCAGGGATATCGGAAGAGACTTTGTTCAGGTTCTTTCTGCTGCAGGTTTTTATCTGGCTTGGAATGTTTCTTATTAAAGGCGAATATGTGAAATCAGCCAGGCTGTTATTCTGGACGGCCAATCTCCTCAGCGGAGTTATTTTCGGCATTGCTCATATTTCCAATTTAGCAGTTATAGGTGCAGAAATAAACTTTTCAACCATCATATTTACCATCACACTTAATTTAATTGCCGGAATGTCTTTTGGTTATCTGTTTTTCAGATACGGCCTGTTAAGCGCAATGATTGCACACTTTTCGACTGATATAATTCTGCATGTAATAGGGCCATCGCTTATGCAGGTATTTCACTAA
- a CDS encoding PAS domain S-box protein: protein MKNTERVSLQSGESFSVLFNKMTQGAIFHAADGRIISANPAALEILGLTEEQIYGRTSLDPAWETIHEDGSVFPGNTHPAMTALKENRKVSNVIMGVRNPAEKNYRWIRITAEPLHHNTEEMPFQVFVAFDDITEQKKYADELARINAELGQSNDNMRQEITSQKETETQLRTILDNLPIGIWQTDSTGAIIYGNPVARSIWQGARYVGVDDYAEYNAWWKETGEKLKPEDWAAYRALRSGKTIINDKLTIQCFDGSFKTILNSAVPVRDEDNNLLGTIIVNQDITEFSRKDDILLEQAGNIQRNQQLLKLFIEHSPAAIAMLDHDMNYIIASKRYLADYKLEEQDLTGRNHYEIFPEIPDRWKEIHKRCMSGVIEKCEADPFPRLDGHTDWVRWEIRPWYELPGQVGGLIIFSEVITERVRAMEELKRAKEEAEIYEESYRQLADAMPQIVWTADNEGNINYTNKQWNIYSGLGSEDALNWEWINNVHPADKENITTVWSESLQAKSTYETSSRIRRHDGEYRWFLIRAIPQLDEKGEVVKWLGTCTDIHEQKVLEHELEVSNKELEQFAYVASHDLQEPLRMVSSFTSLLSSRYKDRLDGDAQEFMDYIIDGARRMRQLISDLLTFSRVATRGEAFILTNMNAIVEDAIRNLQYAIEESGASIIFKDLPEIKADPIQMRQLFLNLISNSIKFRGKEKPVIDITVRRKGSEWVFCVKDNGIGIEPEYFDKVFLIFQRLQHDRDKYPGTGIGLALCKKIVERHGGRIWIDPEPVHGTSVCFTIP from the coding sequence ATGAAAAATACGGAAAGAGTTTCCCTTCAGTCCGGGGAGAGCTTTAGTGTTTTATTTAATAAAATGACACAGGGAGCAATCTTCCACGCTGCTGATGGAAGAATAATTTCTGCCAATCCTGCCGCTTTGGAAATTCTGGGCCTTACTGAAGAGCAGATCTATGGGCGCACATCGCTCGATCCGGCGTGGGAAACAATACATGAGGACGGGTCCGTCTTTCCGGGAAACACTCATCCGGCTATGACCGCATTGAAAGAAAACAGAAAGGTAAGCAATGTAATAATGGGAGTCAGGAATCCTGCCGAGAAAAACTACCGATGGATCAGAATTACGGCAGAGCCTTTGCATCATAATACCGAGGAGATGCCCTTCCAGGTCTTCGTTGCCTTTGATGACATTACAGAACAGAAGAAGTATGCAGATGAACTGGCCCGTATTAATGCAGAGCTCGGGCAGTCGAATGATAATATGCGCCAGGAGATCACCTCGCAGAAAGAAACCGAAACCCAGCTGCGGACAATACTGGACAACCTCCCGATAGGGATATGGCAGACCGACTCTACCGGGGCGATCATATACGGCAACCCCGTAGCCAGATCTATCTGGCAGGGAGCCCGCTACGTTGGAGTTGATGATTACGCTGAATACAATGCCTGGTGGAAGGAAACCGGAGAAAAGCTCAAGCCTGAGGACTGGGCGGCCTACCGGGCGCTTAGGAGCGGTAAAACAATAATTAATGACAAATTAACTATCCAGTGCTTCGACGGCTCATTCAAGACTATACTGAATTCAGCTGTTCCTGTTCGTGATGAAGACAATAACTTACTCGGGACAATTATCGTAAATCAGGACATAACAGAGTTCAGCAGGAAAGATGATATTCTTCTGGAGCAGGCAGGAAATATCCAAAGGAATCAGCAGCTTTTGAAGCTTTTTATTGAACACAGCCCGGCGGCAATTGCAATGCTGGACCATGACATGAACTACATAATAGCCAGCAAGCGATACTTGGCTGATTATAAACTGGAAGAGCAGGACCTCACTGGGCGGAACCATTATGAAATCTTCCCTGAAATACCCGATCGCTGGAAAGAGATCCATAAAAGGTGCATGAGCGGAGTCATTGAAAAATGCGAAGCGGACCCGTTCCCAAGGCTCGACGGACATACAGACTGGGTGAGATGGGAGATCCGCCCCTGGTATGAGCTTCCCGGCCAGGTAGGCGGCTTAATTATTTTTTCAGAGGTAATAACAGAGCGCGTTCGCGCCATGGAAGAATTGAAGCGGGCAAAGGAAGAGGCTGAAATTTACGAGGAAAGCTACAGGCAGCTGGCAGACGCCATGCCGCAGATAGTGTGGACGGCAGACAATGAAGGGAATATTAATTATACAAACAAACAGTGGAATATCTATTCAGGATTAGGTAGTGAAGACGCCTTAAACTGGGAATGGATTAATAACGTGCACCCTGCCGATAAGGAAAATATAACTACGGTCTGGTCGGAATCTCTGCAGGCAAAATCCACTTACGAGACCTCCAGCCGCATCAGGCGGCACGACGGAGAATACCGCTGGTTTTTGATAAGAGCAATCCCACAGCTGGATGAGAAGGGGGAAGTTGTCAAATGGCTTGGCACCTGCACAGATATTCATGAACAAAAGGTTCTTGAGCATGAACTTGAAGTATCGAATAAGGAGCTTGAGCAGTTTGCATACGTTGCCTCTCACGACCTTCAGGAACCCTTAAGAATGGTTTCCAGCTTCACAAGCCTTTTGTCTTCCAGATATAAGGACCGCCTGGATGGCGATGCACAGGAATTTATGGACTATATTATTGACGGCGCAAGGAGAATGCGCCAGCTGATCAGCGACCTGCTTACCTTTTCACGTGTAGCTACAAGAGGCGAAGCTTTCATTCTGACTAATATGAACGCCATTGTAGAAGACGCAATACGGAACCTTCAGTATGCAATTGAAGAAAGCGGTGCTTCCATAATATTTAAGGACCTCCCGGAAATCAAGGCAGACCCAATTCAAATGCGGCAGCTTTTTCTTAACCTCATTTCAAACTCCATTAAGTTCAGGGGGAAAGAAAAGCCGGTAATTGATATTACGGTACGCCGCAAAGGCAGCGAATGGGTCTTCTGTGTTAAGGATAACGGGATCGGAATAGAGCCGGAATATTTCGACAAGGTTTTTCTGATTTTTCAGAGACTGCAGCACGACCGCGATAAATATCCCGGCACAGGGATCGGCCTGGCCTTATGCAAAAAAATTGTTGAACGGCATGGGGGCAGGATATGGATTGACCCGGAGCCTGTCCACGGCACTTCAGTCTGCTTTACAATTCCATAG
- a CDS encoding peptidase: protein MKSTQLLLPLLLVFMAVVSSALYAGFKKGETYHGFKLLEKRFVKEVNAECLYFEHVKSGARLLKIAAGDPNKTFGVGFKTVPNSDCGTPHIIEHSVLNGSKNYPVKSPFDVLSKGSLKTFLNAFTGSDRTFYPFASMNDKDYFNLMRIYLDAVFNPLIYNDPRILKQEGWHYELENKDAPVVYKGVVYNEMKGAYSSPQRELDYEINKILFPDNGYRFSSGGYPTAIPKLTYEDFLNFHKTYYHPVNSHIVLYGDADLDKELALIDSEYLTKFEKSGGRPQIPLQKPFDKMKEKTAWYSIGENDKPEGQTFLSLSFVAGLNSDQALVMSLNVLTDVLVNQEAAPVRLALQKAGIGKDVYAAVDDIQQNVFQIVVQNANPSDKDKFREVVMQALKEAAEKGLDKKAVEGTLNRIEFQLREGDDAQKGLTYGFQALPGWFFADDPFLTLEYEKPLAQVKTALTSRYLENIIQKDLIDNPHSLLLTLEPKPGLEKENIAKMNGELAEYKKSLSPEKIDALVKETKDLIAYQKREDTPEALATIPMLERKDINPKAEFYSLEEKKVAGVTVLSREEFSNQVEYIRFLFDARVLPTELVPYAALLTEVLGSQNTDNYSYGDLDQALNIHTGGFRSYLSTFLEDRDDNKMMPKFVLDSKAMNSKTDKLFELASEIVNHTRYQDLDRLKDIIVRYQSRLESQVKEDGRGFALKRLQAYFTNAGKFKEATGGFDYYWFISDLAKNFDARSKEISDNLAKTAALLFTKDNMIVTVTGAREDYEKTAGKIEEFTKKLPEGKSQYKTWSFKMDKKNEGFLSPSKVQFVLQGYDFRQLGYSWSGKMRVLDQILSTDYLHKRLRVIGGAYGGYSNFSPEGGVLLASYRDPNLKETLDNYMGTPEYLEKFQADEKEMTRFIIGTVARMDMPYTPSQRGSIAVKYFLEKTKPEDLQKERDEVLSTTVQDIREMKKLVSDVVAKKTYCVYGNEEKLKSQKDLFGSLENINHQ from the coding sequence ATGAAATCAACACAGCTCTTATTACCTCTATTGCTGGTGTTTATGGCTGTAGTAAGCTCAGCCCTTTACGCCGGATTCAAAAAAGGAGAAACCTATCACGGTTTCAAACTCCTGGAAAAACGTTTTGTAAAGGAAGTAAACGCCGAATGCCTTTACTTTGAACACGTTAAATCGGGTGCAAGGCTCCTTAAGATTGCAGCAGGCGATCCGAATAAGACTTTCGGCGTGGGCTTTAAGACCGTGCCCAATTCAGATTGCGGAACGCCGCACATCATAGAACACTCGGTCCTTAACGGATCAAAAAATTATCCCGTTAAAAGCCCCTTCGACGTCCTGTCCAAAGGCTCACTTAAAACATTCCTTAACGCTTTTACAGGAAGCGACAGGACGTTTTATCCTTTTGCCAGCATGAACGACAAGGACTACTTTAACCTCATGAGGATCTATCTTGATGCGGTTTTTAACCCCCTCATCTATAACGATCCCAGAATTCTTAAGCAGGAAGGGTGGCATTATGAACTGGAAAATAAGGATGCCCCTGTCGTCTATAAAGGCGTAGTGTATAACGAAATGAAGGGCGCTTACTCAAGCCCCCAGCGCGAACTTGACTATGAGATAAATAAAATCCTTTTTCCCGATAACGGCTACAGGTTCTCCTCGGGCGGTTACCCCACGGCAATACCTAAACTTACCTACGAGGATTTCCTTAATTTCCATAAGACTTACTACCATCCCGTCAACAGCCACATAGTTCTTTACGGCGATGCCGACCTGGATAAGGAGCTTGCGCTTATTGATTCGGAATACCTTACAAAGTTTGAGAAGTCAGGCGGACGCCCGCAGATACCCCTGCAGAAGCCTTTCGACAAGATGAAGGAAAAAACAGCCTGGTATTCAATCGGTGAAAACGACAAGCCGGAAGGTCAGACTTTCCTTTCGCTTAGCTTTGTTGCAGGGCTTAATTCCGACCAGGCGCTTGTTATGTCTTTGAACGTTTTAACTGACGTGCTTGTAAACCAGGAAGCTGCTCCTGTGCGCCTTGCGCTTCAGAAGGCGGGAATTGGAAAAGATGTATACGCTGCTGTCGACGACATTCAGCAGAACGTCTTCCAGATTGTTGTTCAGAATGCCAACCCTTCTGATAAGGACAAATTCCGTGAGGTTGTAATGCAGGCTCTGAAGGAAGCAGCTGAAAAAGGTCTGGACAAAAAGGCCGTTGAAGGCACCTTGAACCGCATTGAATTCCAGCTGCGCGAAGGCGACGACGCTCAGAAAGGTTTAACCTACGGCTTCCAGGCCCTTCCCGGCTGGTTCTTTGCCGACGACCCCTTCTTAACACTGGAATATGAAAAGCCATTGGCTCAGGTTAAAACAGCCCTTACAAGCAGGTATCTTGAAAACATAATCCAGAAAGATTTAATTGATAACCCTCACTCGCTTCTTCTTACTCTTGAACCCAAGCCGGGACTTGAAAAAGAGAACATTGCAAAGATGAACGGTGAACTGGCTGAATATAAAAAGTCACTTTCACCCGAAAAGATAGATGCCCTTGTTAAGGAGACAAAGGACCTGATTGCTTACCAGAAAAGAGAGGATACGCCCGAGGCCCTGGCAACTATACCGATGCTTGAAAGAAAGGACATAAACCCCAAGGCTGAATTCTATTCGCTGGAGGAAAAGAAAGTTGCAGGCGTCACTGTCTTAAGCCGCGAGGAGTTTTCAAACCAGGTTGAATACATAAGATTTTTGTTTGACGCCCGCGTGCTGCCTACAGAGCTTGTTCCTTATGCGGCATTGTTAACAGAAGTCCTTGGAAGCCAGAACACCGATAACTATTCTTACGGCGATCTGGATCAGGCACTAAACATCCATACCGGCGGCTTCAGAAGCTATCTCTCAACTTTCCTTGAGGACAGGGATGACAACAAGATGATGCCGAAATTTGTACTGGACTCTAAAGCCATGAACAGCAAGACTGACAAGCTCTTTGAACTGGCCTCTGAAATTGTAAACCATACTCGCTATCAGGACCTTGACCGCCTGAAGGATATAATAGTCCGCTACCAGTCGCGCCTCGAGTCCCAGGTGAAAGAAGACGGACGGGGCTTTGCGCTTAAGCGCCTGCAGGCATATTTCACTAATGCCGGAAAATTCAAGGAGGCTACAGGAGGCTTTGATTACTACTGGTTCATTTCAGACCTCGCTAAGAATTTCGACGCCAGATCCAAAGAGATCAGTGACAATCTGGCTAAAACGGCGGCGCTCCTTTTTACAAAAGACAATATGATTGTAACTGTAACTGGTGCCAGGGAAGACTACGAAAAAACTGCAGGCAAAATTGAAGAGTTCACAAAGAAACTCCCCGAAGGAAAAAGCCAGTACAAAACCTGGTCTTTCAAAATGGATAAGAAGAACGAGGGATTCCTTTCACCCTCAAAAGTACAGTTCGTTCTGCAGGGCTACGACTTCAGGCAGCTCGGCTACTCATGGAGCGGAAAGATGAGGGTCCTCGATCAGATACTTTCAACAGATTATCTGCACAAACGCTTGAGAGTTATCGGCGGCGCCTACGGCGGATACTCAAACTTCTCTCCCGAGGGCGGAGTTCTCCTGGCTTCATACCGCGACCCGAACCTGAAGGAAACTTTGGACAATTACATGGGAACTCCGGAATATCTTGAAAAGTTTCAGGCCGACGAAAAGGAAATGACACGCTTTATCATAGGCACAGTTGCAAGAATGGATATGCCTTATACACCTTCGCAAAGAGGCAGTATTGCGGTTAAATATTTCCTTGAAAAAACAAAGCCTGAGGACCTGCAGAAAGAGCGCGATGAGGTTCTTTCCACAACGGTTCAGGACATTCGTGAAATGAAGAAACTGGTCTCAGACGTGGTTGCAAAGAAGACCTACTGCGTATATGGAAACGAAGAAAAGCTGAAGTCGCAGAAGGATCTTTTCGGAAGCCTCGAAAACATTAATCACCAGTAA
- a CDS encoding HAMP domain-containing protein, which translates to MKLELNTIKSKMLLYILGGVFALFLVLSLIILSIVYNKQKTVACQSTQEMTEKIAMDITSDILSADNGLKAFNKVVETYSSKNRHELSQMTKEFFLDNEQFAGVFTVFEPNAFDGNDAKYINNADMPGNESGRFTAYWNKNGGAVVLKRSSDQSFASGDYYQLPKSTGRELIMEPYLYDGVLMTSIVYPIMKDGQFNGVTGADISIDYLDKKISKQKVLETGRVEVVSANGTYLASRNKEYLGKKKISDLVQEAGYDGLKEVGDNLRNNNHGYIETYDPVNKCDVAIFYAPVNKAGWGVIVTVPISEVLAGAGSVRNTLIVIEILFLLVIALIVYYISVKITDPIKKLTVLTSELSKGHVKYRAEIVSNDEIGTMGKQLNSFANQLEDVSDKMYKISQGEVDVTIQVQDEKDEFSPAINAIPVTLKKLLSETDKITSAAAEGILSVRGNEGLFSGGYKSIVQGINLTLEEIVKPIQESSHILEKIASGDLTARMNGEYKGDYQIIKHSVNQLANSINTALSEVSEAVHATASAANEISSSSEQMAAGAQEQSQQATEVAGAIEEMTKTVYETARNANEASSVSMGGSQAAERGAKKIEETKKGISKIVSSSDETARIVASLSKRTEQIGEITQVIDDIADQTNLLALNAAIEAARAGEQGRGFAVVADEVRKLAERTTKATKEIADTIMSIQLEAREADSSMNDAKQAVEEGMKLTEEVSEVLGEILGGARKTTDVVLQVAAASEEQSSAAEQISKNIEGISSVTQQSAAGTEQIARAAEDLNRLTVNLQGLVSRFKLEEIRLEKNGAAFNGRHAKALLYNN; encoded by the coding sequence ATGAAACTGGAACTAAATACAATCAAAAGCAAGATGCTCCTTTATATACTCGGGGGTGTTTTTGCGTTATTCTTGGTTTTGTCTTTGATCATACTTTCTATCGTATATAACAAGCAGAAAACTGTTGCCTGTCAGAGCACACAGGAGATGACAGAGAAAATTGCAATGGATATTACTTCGGATATACTAAGCGCAGATAATGGATTAAAAGCATTCAATAAGGTAGTCGAAACCTACTCGAGCAAAAACCGGCATGAATTGAGCCAGATGACTAAAGAATTCTTTCTCGACAATGAACAGTTCGCCGGTGTGTTTACGGTCTTTGAACCGAATGCCTTTGATGGGAATGACGCAAAATACATAAACAATGCCGACATGCCGGGCAATGAGAGCGGAAGGTTTACGGCATACTGGAATAAAAACGGCGGAGCCGTAGTGCTTAAAAGATCCTCTGACCAGTCATTTGCTTCTGGAGATTATTATCAGCTCCCCAAGTCTACCGGCAGGGAACTCATAATGGAACCTTATCTCTACGACGGCGTTTTGATGACCTCAATTGTCTATCCCATCATGAAGGATGGCCAATTTAACGGCGTGACGGGGGCGGATATTTCAATCGACTATCTGGACAAAAAGATCTCGAAGCAGAAAGTCCTGGAGACCGGGCGCGTTGAGGTCGTAAGCGCGAACGGGACTTATCTTGCATCCAGGAATAAAGAATACCTTGGAAAGAAGAAGATCTCGGACCTTGTGCAGGAAGCCGGCTATGACGGCTTAAAAGAAGTAGGAGACAACCTGAGAAATAACAATCACGGCTATATTGAAACATATGATCCTGTAAATAAATGTGACGTGGCTATTTTCTATGCGCCTGTTAATAAGGCCGGATGGGGCGTAATTGTAACGGTCCCTATCAGTGAGGTCCTGGCCGGGGCCGGAAGCGTAAGGAATACGCTGATTGTTATTGAAATCCTTTTCTTACTGGTCATTGCATTGATCGTTTACTATATATCTGTAAAAATCACAGACCCAATCAAAAAACTGACCGTCCTGACTTCTGAACTTTCTAAGGGACATGTAAAATACAGGGCGGAAATTGTTTCTAATGATGAGATCGGAACTATGGGAAAACAGCTCAACAGTTTCGCCAATCAGCTGGAAGATGTATCGGATAAAATGTATAAGATATCTCAGGGAGAAGTGGATGTCACTATTCAGGTCCAGGATGAAAAAGATGAATTTTCTCCTGCAATAAATGCAATACCGGTGACACTGAAAAAACTTCTTTCCGAGACGGACAAGATTACCTCTGCTGCTGCTGAGGGTATTCTTTCGGTGCGCGGAAATGAGGGATTGTTCAGCGGAGGATACAAAAGTATTGTCCAGGGAATCAATTTGACTTTGGAGGAAATTGTAAAACCTATACAGGAGAGCAGTCACATACTTGAGAAAATTGCCTCTGGAGATTTAACTGCAAGAATGAATGGCGAATACAAGGGCGATTATCAAATAATTAAGCACAGTGTTAACCAGCTTGCCAACTCAATCAACACTGCACTTTCTGAGGTATCTGAGGCCGTTCACGCCACAGCCTCTGCTGCAAATGAAATCTCCTCTTCATCCGAGCAGATGGCAGCAGGAGCACAGGAGCAGAGCCAGCAGGCAACTGAGGTGGCAGGAGCCATTGAAGAAATGACTAAAACTGTCTATGAAACAGCCAGGAATGCAAATGAAGCTTCAAGCGTCTCTATGGGGGGCAGCCAGGCTGCTGAAAGAGGAGCTAAGAAGATTGAGGAAACAAAGAAGGGCATAAGTAAAATTGTTTCTTCTTCAGATGAGACTGCAAGGATAGTTGCTTCACTTTCAAAAAGAACTGAGCAGATAGGCGAGATCACTCAGGTAATTGACGACATTGCAGACCAGACGAACCTGCTTGCCTTAAACGCCGCAATTGAGGCTGCGCGTGCCGGCGAGCAGGGACGCGGCTTTGCAGTTGTAGCCGACGAGGTGCGTAAACTTGCCGAGCGTACTACAAAGGCTACAAAGGAAATTGCAGATACTATTATGTCAATTCAGCTGGAAGCCAGGGAGGCCGATTCTTCAATGAATGATGCAAAACAGGCCGTGGAGGAAGGAATGAAGCTGACAGAAGAGGTCTCTGAGGTGCTTGGTGAAATACTCGGCGGAGCCCGGAAGACAACTGACGTGGTCTTGCAGGTTGCAGCTGCCAGCGAGGAGCAGTCCAGCGCCGCAGAACAGATCAGTAAAAATATAGAAGGCATATCTTCTGTTACACAGCAGTCTGCAGCTGGAACAGAACAGATTGCGCGTGCTGCAGAAGACTTAAACCGTCTTACAGTAAATCTGCAGGGGCTCGTTTCAAGGTTTAAGTTGGAAGAAATACGCCTGGAAAAAAATGGTGCCGCATTTAACGGCAGGCATGCTAAGGCCCTGTTGTATAATAATTAA
- a CDS encoding leucine--tRNA ligase, producing MRYPFSEVEKKWQSYWEENKIYKTNLSKKESKLYCLVMFIYPSGAKLHCGHWYNYGPTDSWARYKKLKGFNVFEPIGYDAFGLPAENYAIKTGIHPYDSTMKNIEDIRVQLKNMGNMYDWDSELMTCVPEYYKWNQWLFIQLYKKGLAYRKNAPVNWCPSCQTVLANEQVLSDGTCERCGTTVIHKNLTQWFFKITEYAEELLSGLEKINWPEKTKLMQRNWIGKSTGTEVKFRIEGHEDEITVFTTRPDTLFGVTYVVLAPEQPLVQKLTRPEYKEQVAAYLDSVKSLSEIDRTSTTKEKTGVPTGSYAINPVNGEKIPIWVADYVLATYGTGCVMAVPGHDERDFEFAHKYSLPIRKVVLQPGTGEADPLNEAYTEVGQLINSGAFSGTPSDKAIEGITDFLEKEGNGKRKTNYRLRDWLISRQRYWGTPIPVIHCEKCGEVLVEEKDLPVELPYNVEFSTSGKSPLTTNKEFMNVTCPKCGGQAQRDPDTMDTFVDSSWYYFRYLDPHEKGNMFNKKLADDWTPVDMYVGGAEHATMHLLYARFIHKFLRDLGMAHSDEPFSNLIHQGTITNQGAKMSKSKGNVVNPDVFISKYGSDVFRLYLMFMGPYEAGGDWSDSGIVGVDRFVQRSYDIFQKFENVVINSPAPDKFSVQTLSEEEKSVYRKINQTIVKYDEEINNFRFNTAVAALMELVNELAKNLEKCRPNLQSYVLERFACLIAPVAPHMGEECWEMIGKKGSIFEQANWYSPDPDALTVDRVTVAVQVNGKLRATLEVPAENDQASVKALVFSADGVKKHIDGKTIVKEIYVKNKIYNIVVK from the coding sequence ATGAGATACCCTTTTTCTGAAGTTGAAAAGAAATGGCAGTCTTATTGGGAAGAGAATAAGATATATAAAACCAACCTTTCTAAAAAAGAAAGCAAGCTTTATTGCCTCGTAATGTTTATTTACCCTTCGGGTGCAAAACTGCACTGCGGACACTGGTATAACTACGGACCGACGGATTCGTGGGCAAGATACAAAAAACTTAAAGGCTTTAACGTCTTCGAGCCTATAGGCTACGACGCCTTCGGACTACCGGCTGAGAACTACGCCATTAAGACGGGAATTCACCCATACGACAGCACGATGAAAAATATTGAAGACATACGCGTGCAGCTTAAAAATATGGGTAACATGTACGACTGGGATTCGGAACTGATGACCTGCGTACCGGAATACTACAAGTGGAACCAGTGGCTTTTTATACAGCTTTATAAAAAGGGGCTGGCTTACAGGAAAAACGCGCCCGTTAACTGGTGCCCCAGCTGCCAGACCGTGCTTGCAAACGAGCAGGTGCTTTCAGACGGAACCTGCGAACGCTGCGGAACTACAGTCATTCACAAAAACCTTACACAGTGGTTCTTTAAGATCACCGAGTATGCCGAGGAGCTCTTGTCAGGCCTGGAGAAAATAAACTGGCCAGAGAAAACAAAGCTCATGCAGCGCAACTGGATCGGTAAAAGCACGGGTACGGAAGTGAAATTCAGGATTGAAGGCCATGAAGATGAAATTACGGTTTTCACCACACGCCCCGACACGCTTTTCGGCGTAACTTACGTCGTTCTGGCTCCTGAGCAGCCATTGGTGCAGAAACTGACCAGGCCTGAATATAAGGAACAGGTTGCTGCTTACCTTGACTCTGTTAAGTCGCTTTCTGAGATCGACAGGACTTCAACCACAAAAGAAAAAACAGGCGTCCCCACTGGCTCATACGCAATTAACCCTGTAAACGGTGAGAAGATACCGATCTGGGTGGCAGATTACGTACTTGCTACCTACGGAACGGGATGCGTTATGGCAGTTCCGGGCCACGATGAGCGCGATTTTGAATTTGCACATAAGTATAGCCTCCCCATCCGCAAGGTTGTGCTTCAGCCGGGCACAGGTGAGGCTGATCCCTTAAATGAAGCCTATACCGAAGTGGGACAGCTCATTAACTCAGGCGCTTTTTCAGGCACGCCTTCAGACAAGGCAATTGAGGGCATAACGGACTTCCTCGAAAAAGAAGGCAACGGAAAAAGAAAAACCAACTACAGGTTAAGAGACTGGTTAATCTCGCGCCAGAGGTACTGGGGAACACCAATACCCGTAATACACTGCGAGAAGTGCGGCGAGGTTTTAGTTGAAGAAAAAGACCTTCCGGTTGAACTTCCATATAACGTGGAATTCTCAACCTCAGGAAAGTCGCCCCTTACAACAAACAAGGAATTCATGAACGTCACCTGCCCCAAATGCGGGGGCCAGGCACAGAGGGATCCCGACACAATGGATACATTTGTCGATTCAAGCTGGTATTATTTCAGATACCTCGATCCTCACGAAAAAGGAAATATGTTCAATAAGAAGCTTGCAGACGACTGGACACCGGTGGACATGTACGTGGGCGGAGCCGAGCACGCAACGATGCACCTTTTGTACGCAAGATTCATACACAAGTTCTTAAGGGACCTTGGAATGGCGCACAGCGACGAGCCATTTTCAAACCTTATTCATCAGGGCACCATTACAAACCAGGGCGCCAAGATGTCCAAGTCCAAAGGCAACGTCGTTAACCCCGATGTATTTATAAGCAAGTATGGAAGCGACGTCTTCCGTCTTTACCTGATGTTCATGGGCCCATACGAGGCAGGCGGCGACTGGAGCGATTCGGGTATCGTTGGAGTGGACAGGTTTGTTCAGAGGTCCTACGACATTTTCCAGAAGTTTGAAAACGTCGTAATAAACAGCCCCGCTCCCGACAAGTTCAGCGTTCAGACGCTTTCGGAAGAGGAAAAGAGCGTTTACAGAAAGATCAATCAGACCATAGTTAAATACGACGAAGAGATTAATAATTTCCGTTTCAATACTGCCGTTGCGGCATTGATGGAACTTGTAAACGAGCTTGCGAAAAACCTGGAGAAGTGCAGGCCCAATCTTCAGAGCTATGTGCTTGAGCGCTTTGCATGCCTCATTGCTCCTGTTGCGCCTCACATGGGGGAAGAGTGCTGGGAGATGATCGGCAAAAAAGGCTCCATCTTCGAGCAGGCCAACTGGTACTCGCCCGATCCAGACGCACTTACTGTAGACAGGGTAACCGTTGCAGTACAGGTAAACGGAAAGCTGAGGGCAACGCTTGAAGTCCCTGCTGAAAACGACCAGGCGTCGGTTAAGGCTCTAGTATTCTCGGCCGACGGGGTTAAAAAGCACATAGACGGAAAGACCATAGTTAAAGAAATCTACGTGAAGAATAAAATTTATAATATTGTAGTAAAATAA